In Streptomyces sp. DG2A-72, one genomic interval encodes:
- a CDS encoding peptidoglycan-binding protein encodes MASPAPGPAFGPATPPGGYGEVNTGNGKGENGKGRKRKKPYLAIVAGITVCAVAVGAFLLTRPGPAETASASPTTSSSATPDDAMTSALPSPSASPSGKEKDKAEGEDEDEDKNEDRGDGEKGTAGGTSGGGTGATPTKTATAPAQPPWITQCTYYSGTELTQYGDKNQRVTQVQRMLVKRGYSIGRAGVDGQFGDDTLSAVKLFQSDKGLDVDGDVGPNTWAVLRSST; translated from the coding sequence GTGGCCTCGCCCGCCCCCGGCCCGGCGTTCGGCCCGGCGACGCCTCCGGGCGGCTACGGCGAGGTCAACACCGGGAACGGCAAGGGCGAGAACGGCAAGGGACGGAAGCGGAAGAAGCCGTACCTCGCCATCGTCGCGGGCATCACCGTCTGCGCCGTGGCAGTCGGTGCCTTCCTGCTCACCCGCCCGGGACCCGCCGAAACGGCCTCCGCGTCCCCGACGACCTCCAGCAGCGCCACTCCTGACGACGCAATGACGTCCGCTCTGCCCAGCCCCTCCGCCTCGCCCTCCGGCAAGGAGAAGGACAAGGCCGAGGGCGAGGACGAGGACGAGGACAAGAACGAGGACCGGGGCGACGGCGAGAAGGGCACAGCCGGAGGGACGAGCGGCGGCGGCACCGGCGCCACTCCGACCAAGACCGCCACCGCGCCTGCCCAACCACCGTGGATCACCCAGTGCACGTACTACTCCGGCACTGAGCTGACGCAGTACGGCGACAAGAACCAGCGCGTCACACAGGTGCAGCGCATGCTGGTCAAGCGCGGTTACAGCATCGGCAGAGCGGGCGTGGACGGGCAGTTCGGCGATGACACGCTCTCCGCGGTCAAGCTGTTCCAGAGCGACAAGGGACTGGACGTCGACGGCGACGTGGGCCCCAACACCTGGGCGGTGCTGCGCAGTTCGACATGA
- a CDS encoding peptidase inhibitor family I36 protein: protein MIRNKIAAVVGAAALAGLGIAATATPANAAWSDCSSGALCAYLSDNGGGDPGEVFGDNTNLLQFNKFDNAESVYNNGNSCDVRIYDQTGYSGNSFILHRARVVSNLDTWMNGNFADDVASNRWINCS from the coding sequence ATGATCAGAAACAAGATCGCAGCAGTCGTCGGCGCGGCAGCGCTCGCGGGGCTGGGTATCGCGGCCACCGCCACGCCGGCGAACGCGGCGTGGAGCGACTGCTCCTCCGGCGCGCTGTGCGCGTACCTCAGCGACAACGGCGGTGGGGACCCCGGTGAGGTGTTCGGGGACAACACCAACCTGCTGCAGTTCAACAAGTTCGACAACGCGGAGTCGGTCTACAACAACGGCAACTCCTGCGACGTCCGCATCTACGACCAGACGGGCTACTCCGGGAACTCCTTCATCCTGCACCGCGCGCGCGTCGTCTCCAACCTCGACACATGGATGAACGGCAACTTCGCGGACGACGTCGCGTCCAACCGCTGGATCAACTGCAGCTGA
- a CDS encoding peptidase inhibitor family I36 protein, whose translation MLKTVRARAATLLAGALLACAGAVASGTHAHAAAGDCSSGAFCVYSEPFLGGQPREFFGPLPAGYVIDNVESIYNNSTCDVTVSSDYAGSLLVIQSGTAVHRVPSYFGDTIADIQWTNCS comes from the coding sequence ATGCTCAAGACTGTTCGGGCCAGGGCAGCCACGCTGCTCGCCGGCGCGCTGCTGGCCTGTGCCGGAGCCGTTGCGAGTGGCACGCACGCCCATGCCGCCGCCGGTGACTGCTCGTCCGGTGCGTTCTGCGTCTACAGCGAGCCCTTCCTCGGCGGGCAGCCCAGAGAGTTCTTCGGGCCCTTGCCCGCTGGCTACGTGATCGACAACGTCGAGTCGATCTACAACAACAGCACCTGTGACGTCACCGTCTCCAGCGATTACGCGGGCAGCCTTCTTGTGATCCAAAGTGGTACCGCCGTCCACCGCGTCCCGAGCTACTTCGGGGACACGATCGCTGACATCCAGTGGACCAACTGCTCTTGA
- a CDS encoding ATP-binding protein, which yields MTEPPLVLELLAFPKAVPEVRHAVREHLGAPCPEVQLCVSELLTDVINHVGEGTPVTVRLFRAPDGRTRLEVTDLDPHAWLIARHPGDDDENGRGLLLLDAVTRRWGVWLLPTGKTAWCELS from the coding sequence GTGACCGAACCACCGCTCGTCCTCGAACTGCTCGCCTTCCCGAAGGCCGTGCCGGAGGTCCGTCATGCCGTACGCGAACACCTGGGCGCACCCTGCCCCGAAGTCCAGCTCTGCGTCAGCGAGTTGCTCACCGACGTGATCAACCACGTCGGCGAGGGCACGCCGGTGACCGTCCGCCTGTTCCGCGCCCCGGACGGCCGTACCCGTCTGGAGGTCACCGACCTCGACCCACACGCTTGGCTCATCGCCCGCCACCCCGGCGACGACGACGAGAACGGCCGCGGCCTCCTCCTGCTCGACGCGGTCACCCGGCGCTGGGGCGTGTGGCTGTTGCCGACCGGCAAGACGGCGTGGTGCGAACTCTCCTGA
- a CDS encoding helix-turn-helix transcriptional regulator produces MPAKKDPDASVSVPCFYGAELRYQREQAGLTLEQLAEGSFRGISFLSQIERGERRMPVDLAQHVDQKLGTDGFFQRRCEDAARARQVGHAWYSADIPDLEKQAQTLEEWAPNAVPGLLQTEAYQRGRIPYGDPEASPEAVEERVRARLKRSELWKREDRPTYWGILSESVIRRTPLPAVVMAEQVEHLLDVIRSTRSVLQIVPETTPWHPLGHGMAKIMTFADAPPLVYTEGDFTGQIVDYPAYVKQYRRRYDLLRAVALSPGASLALMDEVARTYRNEAEQGD; encoded by the coding sequence GTGCCCGCGAAGAAGGACCCTGATGCTTCGGTGAGCGTTCCCTGCTTCTACGGGGCTGAGTTGCGCTATCAGCGGGAGCAAGCCGGGCTGACGCTGGAGCAGTTGGCGGAGGGGAGTTTCCGGGGGATCTCGTTCCTGAGCCAGATCGAGCGGGGGGAGCGGCGGATGCCGGTCGATCTCGCTCAGCATGTGGATCAGAAGCTGGGGACGGACGGGTTTTTCCAGCGGCGGTGTGAAGACGCGGCCAGGGCGCGGCAGGTGGGCCACGCGTGGTACTCCGCGGACATCCCGGACCTGGAGAAGCAGGCGCAGACGCTGGAGGAGTGGGCGCCCAATGCCGTACCGGGGCTTCTGCAGACCGAGGCATATCAGCGGGGCCGAATTCCGTACGGGGATCCGGAGGCGTCACCGGAAGCGGTCGAGGAGCGTGTCCGTGCACGGTTGAAGCGCTCGGAGTTGTGGAAACGCGAGGACCGGCCCACCTACTGGGGGATCCTCAGTGAGTCGGTCATCCGGAGAACGCCGCTTCCCGCGGTGGTGATGGCCGAACAGGTGGAGCACCTCCTCGACGTGATCCGGTCCACGCGGAGCGTTCTTCAGATCGTTCCGGAAACGACCCCCTGGCACCCGCTCGGTCATGGCATGGCCAAGATCATGACCTTCGCCGACGCCCCGCCGCTGGTGTACACCGAGGGCGACTTCACCGGACAGATCGTCGACTATCCGGCCTACGTGAAGCAGTACCGTCGTAGATACGATCTGCTCAGGGCCGTCGCACTGTCACCCGGGGCGTCCCTGGCCTTGATGGATGAAGTGGCAAGGACCTACAGAAATGAAGCAGAGCAAGGGGATTGA
- a CDS encoding DUF397 domain-containing protein, with protein MKQSKGIDPDSVAWHKSSYSNDTAGECVEVADNLPGITPVRDSKNPDGPALVFPTDVWAHFVRTL; from the coding sequence ATGAAGCAGAGCAAGGGGATTGACCCGGACTCCGTCGCTTGGCACAAGAGCAGCTACAGCAACGACACCGCTGGCGAGTGCGTTGAAGTCGCCGACAACCTCCCCGGCATCACCCCCGTCCGCGACTCCAAGAACCCCGATGGCCCCGCCCTCGTGTTCCCGACGGACGTCTGGGCCCACTTCGTCCGTACCCTCTGA
- a CDS encoding helix-turn-helix transcriptional regulator — protein MLHIEFGRHDLNRLRVAGDTDFMWEVVLSLQLLQNRHSALVFDPWRKRVREGLTKEGLEGTARALTELCPMANYFPDFLTPGCGTPDPDSALDAVLATPRRRLRQEFAQLYQERRMPSGARQLAEGEAGMLRRLGAAVRRYHAVAVAPYKAVISRSVEADRAARAEAALAAGAEGLLTGYQPELVWRDGRIECGYPIDRGMELGGRPLTLVPSFFCTRWPITVADSELPPVLVYPLPLAPGWLTEGQDESGSGQRLHRLLGLTRTLVLELLGRPTSTSGIAAALQLSPANVSRHTTVLREAGLISSFRDGHRMLHQRTALGEALLNGA, from the coding sequence ATGCTGCATATCGAGTTCGGGAGACATGATCTCAACCGGCTGCGCGTGGCGGGGGACACCGACTTCATGTGGGAGGTCGTCCTCAGTCTGCAGCTGTTACAGAACCGGCACTCCGCCCTGGTTTTCGATCCCTGGCGGAAACGTGTGCGGGAGGGGCTGACGAAGGAGGGGCTGGAGGGTACGGCGAGGGCGCTGACGGAGCTGTGTCCCATGGCCAACTACTTCCCGGACTTCCTCACCCCGGGGTGCGGCACCCCGGATCCGGATTCCGCGCTGGATGCGGTGCTCGCCACGCCCAGACGGCGCCTGCGGCAGGAGTTCGCCCAGCTCTACCAGGAGCGGCGGATGCCGTCGGGCGCCCGGCAACTCGCCGAAGGCGAGGCCGGCATGCTGCGTCGGCTGGGGGCGGCGGTGCGCCGCTATCACGCGGTGGCCGTGGCACCGTACAAGGCGGTCATCTCCCGTAGTGTCGAGGCCGACCGAGCGGCGCGCGCCGAGGCGGCACTGGCCGCGGGGGCGGAGGGGCTGCTGACCGGCTACCAGCCGGAGCTGGTGTGGCGGGACGGCCGGATCGAATGCGGCTACCCCATCGACAGGGGCATGGAGTTGGGCGGTCGGCCGCTGACCCTGGTGCCGTCGTTCTTCTGCACCCGGTGGCCCATCACCGTGGCCGACTCCGAGCTGCCTCCGGTGCTGGTCTACCCGCTGCCGCTCGCGCCGGGCTGGCTGACCGAGGGCCAGGACGAGTCCGGTTCCGGACAGCGGTTGCACAGGCTGCTCGGGCTCACCCGGACCCTGGTGCTCGAACTGCTCGGCCGGCCGACCTCCACCAGCGGCATCGCCGCCGCGCTGCAGCTCTCCCCGGCCAACGTGAGCCGGCATACGACGGTGCTGCGCGAGGCAGGGCTGATCAGCTCCTTCCGGGACGGGCACCGCATGCTGCACCAGCGGACGGCGCTGGGTGAGGCGCTGCTGAACGGGGCGTGA
- a CDS encoding peptidase inhibitor family I36 protein — protein sequence MFTSIRTRAAALSGVVLAVGLGVAVSAAPAYAAKSDCPAGALCAYSQYDFAGTPGKVYQDNTDLTPYSSFRNVKSVYNHGNSCDVTIYTGTNYTGNRMTIERGDAYSFGSGSTFVQNGIKSNKWGNCV from the coding sequence ATGTTCACGAGTATCCGCACCCGAGCCGCCGCACTGTCGGGCGTCGTGCTGGCCGTCGGCCTGGGCGTCGCCGTGTCAGCCGCACCCGCGTACGCCGCCAAGTCCGACTGTCCGGCGGGCGCGTTGTGCGCCTACAGCCAGTACGACTTCGCCGGAACGCCGGGCAAGGTCTACCAGGACAACACGGACCTGACGCCGTACTCTTCGTTCCGGAACGTCAAGTCCGTGTACAACCACGGCAACAGCTGCGACGTGACCATCTACACGGGGACGAACTACACCGGCAACCGGATGACGATCGAGCGCGGTGACGCCTACAGCTTCGGCTCGGGCAGCACCTTCGTGCAGAACGGCATCAAGTCCAACAAGTGGGGCAACTGCGTCTGA
- a CDS encoding serine/threonine-protein kinase, protein MTRQSSPSIVTVPKGYRVGPWEVREPLASGAFATVYAARLAGEQDPELPREAALKFLPTGTRTPRQLHHLRELAEREVELLGKLRAPRLIRMYDTMTVDAPEHPELDGATVLVLERAERSLDAVLEHAPKPEAGPALLAQICEGLHQLHHAGWVHGDLKPANVLLMKDGSVRLADFNTAAELEGTHAYASAFATPDYTPPELLWPEIDERGTRIRPSADVWAFGVLAHVVLASSFALPGGSTEARTDAAMRYARGTGELRLSHELPDGWREIVQDCLASTHAERISRVPDTATLLRRVEEAAGTARSARLPRLRPRRWRRPVLVAALVAAALGMSTTATYTLRDDAPAAATPPTCEKPTVYEDTKYGSGYTAGWNSTWDFTIAQGDGGSQVRELQCLLRHLHGITEVGEVDGDFGPLTHGAVVTFQKRAGLDADGIVGPNTWSALRKAVET, encoded by the coding sequence ATGACCAGGCAGTCGTCTCCATCCATCGTCACCGTCCCGAAGGGGTACCGGGTCGGCCCCTGGGAGGTGCGCGAACCGCTTGCTTCCGGTGCGTTCGCCACCGTCTATGCGGCCCGGCTCGCCGGGGAGCAGGATCCGGAGCTGCCCCGGGAGGCGGCGCTCAAGTTCCTGCCCACCGGCACCCGCACCCCGCGCCAGCTGCACCACCTGCGCGAACTGGCCGAGCGCGAGGTGGAGTTGCTCGGGAAGTTGCGCGCACCTCGCTTGATCCGCATGTACGACACGATGACGGTCGACGCCCCGGAGCACCCGGAGCTGGACGGCGCCACCGTGCTCGTCCTGGAACGGGCCGAGAGATCGCTGGACGCGGTACTGGAGCACGCACCGAAGCCGGAGGCGGGACCCGCCCTGCTCGCGCAGATCTGCGAGGGTCTGCACCAGCTGCACCACGCCGGCTGGGTGCACGGCGACCTGAAGCCCGCCAACGTGCTGCTGATGAAGGACGGTTCGGTACGGCTGGCCGACTTCAACACGGCCGCCGAACTGGAAGGCACCCACGCCTACGCGTCGGCGTTCGCCACCCCCGATTACACCCCGCCGGAACTGCTGTGGCCCGAGATCGACGAGCGAGGCACGCGCATCCGTCCCTCCGCGGACGTCTGGGCCTTCGGGGTCCTCGCCCACGTCGTCCTCGCAAGCTCCTTCGCACTGCCGGGCGGCAGCACGGAAGCACGCACCGACGCGGCGATGCGCTACGCGCGCGGCACCGGGGAACTGCGCCTCTCACACGAACTCCCCGACGGCTGGCGGGAGATCGTTCAGGACTGTCTGGCTTCCACGCACGCGGAGCGCATCAGTCGCGTCCCCGACACCGCCACGCTGCTGCGCCGGGTTGAGGAGGCGGCCGGCACCGCCCGCTCGGCCCGGCTGCCCCGACTGCGGCCACGCCGGTGGCGGCGTCCGGTGCTGGTCGCGGCACTCGTGGCGGCGGCACTCGGGATGTCGACGACGGCGACGTACACCTTGCGCGACGATGCCCCGGCCGCCGCGACGCCACCCACCTGCGAGAAGCCCACGGTGTACGAGGACACCAAGTACGGCAGCGGCTACACCGCGGGCTGGAACAGCACATGGGACTTCACCATCGCGCAGGGCGATGGCGGCAGCCAGGTCAGAGAACTCCAGTGCCTGCTCCGGCATCTGCACGGCATCACCGAAGTCGGCGAGGTGGACGGCGACTTCGGCCCTCTGACCCATGGCGCGGTCGTCACCTTCCAGAAGCGGGCCGGGCTGGACGCGGACGGGATCGTGGGGCCGAACACGTGGAGCGCGCTGCGCAAGGCCGTGGAGACCTGA
- a CDS encoding FHA domain-containing protein, with translation MYSVIVVPPECGQVNDQVRIATGDRIAFGRAETDGGLTIAHAGVPRVAGEIEAHRTFWLLSNLSEDQTYVVENPEGAGEHIKVTPGRLDAPVPFEFSRVVLPAAGDLLAFDVWAPRHAFRSVARQGLSGALTAPAFALDRTKRYFAVLAALCEPRLRGELHVPLPAVEQLVERLRPTWPTVSRSSVYWNIDYLALKLRLRPGPDTAEPGQRVNGKKESLVSLALRFDLVLEDDLAMLTAAPSEMVR, from the coding sequence ATGTACAGCGTCATCGTCGTGCCGCCGGAGTGCGGCCAAGTGAACGACCAGGTCAGGATTGCCACGGGTGACCGCATCGCCTTCGGCAGGGCCGAGACCGACGGCGGCCTCACCATCGCGCACGCAGGGGTGCCCCGGGTCGCGGGGGAGATCGAGGCCCACCGGACCTTCTGGCTGCTGAGCAACCTCAGCGAGGACCAGACGTACGTGGTGGAGAACCCGGAGGGCGCGGGCGAGCACATCAAGGTCACGCCGGGCCGGCTGGACGCGCCGGTGCCGTTCGAGTTCTCGCGCGTGGTCCTGCCCGCCGCAGGAGATCTGCTCGCCTTCGACGTCTGGGCACCGCGCCACGCCTTCCGCAGCGTGGCCCGTCAGGGTCTCTCCGGAGCCCTGACCGCCCCGGCGTTCGCCCTCGACCGCACCAAGCGCTACTTCGCGGTGCTGGCCGCCCTGTGCGAACCCCGTCTGCGCGGCGAACTGCACGTCCCGCTGCCGGCGGTGGAGCAGCTGGTGGAACGCCTGCGCCCCACCTGGCCGACGGTCAGCCGCTCGTCCGTCTACTGGAACATCGACTACCTCGCCCTGAAACTGCGCCTGCGCCCCGGCCCCGACACCGCCGAGCCCGGACAGCGCGTCAACGGCAAGAAGGAGTCGCTGGTCTCGCTCGCGCTCCGCTTCGACCTCGTCCTCGAGGACGACCTCGCCATGCTCACCGCGGCCCCGAGCGAGATGGTCCGATGA
- a CDS encoding helix-turn-helix domain-containing protein, whose amino-acid sequence MLRIHFNDADLARTRIAAAPDPVWEIAASLHRLQSRRGRWAYAGWYRTARQQLREQGLERVLRSVLLPLYPRAAYFPDFLTPADVVGDLDAGLESVLATPPQRVLREMAILDRTVGAPAWAGQLAGPEARKEFVGMLRAYYNAVVAPYEEQAQARIEAERAARARGLLDGGVDGMLSGLGPMLRWRRPVLEVVYPKQVQDRDLYLNGRGLTLVPSYFNWGEPVAFADPEMPPVLWYSLLHEPSPPDAPHGADAPEKSLITLLGRARAVALRAASTGATTGEIARAAGVSASSASRHATVLRDAGLITTIRLGPTVLHTLTPAGASLLRAVRPTG is encoded by the coding sequence ATGCTCCGCATTCATTTCAACGACGCCGATCTGGCGAGAACGAGGATTGCCGCCGCGCCTGATCCGGTCTGGGAAATCGCCGCGAGTCTGCACCGATTGCAGTCGCGGAGGGGGAGGTGGGCCTACGCCGGGTGGTACCGCACGGCACGGCAGCAGCTGCGGGAGCAGGGGCTGGAGCGTGTCCTGCGGAGCGTTCTCCTGCCCTTGTATCCAAGGGCCGCGTACTTTCCGGACTTCCTGACTCCCGCCGATGTGGTGGGCGACCTGGATGCCGGACTGGAATCGGTTTTGGCCACGCCTCCGCAACGGGTCCTGCGTGAGATGGCCATCCTCGATCGGACCGTCGGAGCCCCCGCGTGGGCCGGGCAACTGGCCGGGCCGGAAGCGCGCAAGGAGTTCGTGGGGATGCTGCGCGCGTACTACAACGCGGTCGTCGCCCCGTACGAGGAACAGGCGCAGGCCCGGATCGAGGCCGAGCGGGCGGCGCGCGCCCGTGGGCTCCTGGACGGCGGAGTCGATGGCATGCTCTCGGGACTCGGGCCCATGCTGCGCTGGCGCCGTCCCGTCCTGGAGGTCGTCTACCCCAAGCAGGTCCAGGACCGGGACCTGTATCTGAACGGACGTGGGTTGACCCTCGTCCCTTCGTACTTCAACTGGGGTGAGCCGGTCGCCTTCGCCGACCCGGAAATGCCACCCGTACTCTGGTACTCGCTCCTCCACGAGCCAAGCCCTCCGGATGCCCCGCACGGAGCCGACGCCCCCGAGAAGTCCTTGATCACCCTGCTCGGGCGCGCCCGCGCGGTCGCGTTGCGCGCCGCGTCCACCGGCGCCACGACCGGCGAGATCGCCCGCGCCGCCGGAGTCTCGGCATCCTCCGCCAGCAGACACGCCACCGTGCTGCGCGACGCGGGCCTCATCACCACCATCCGGCTCGGCCCGACCGTGCTGCACACCCTCACGCCCGCGGGGGCGTCCCTGCTGCGCGCTGTGAGACCGACGGGGTGA